From a region of the Cyclopterus lumpus isolate fCycLum1 chromosome 5, fCycLum1.pri, whole genome shotgun sequence genome:
- the hp1bp3 gene encoding heterochromatin protein 1-binding protein 3 isoform X2, producing MPIRRVPATPTPEKAPSAAAEKEPEEASSEESPAAEEEPAAPSAAPADGEDGEATAETEPTENGDKAEDPAEEKVEEGTEKKELKDGYKFVKAKSKKVKRAIPAWASVAAGKKLPVANFAGTQHKVDNILIEAITSYNDKSGVSYQSFMKYILKKYPEMELGKKKFLLKKAMKKHLEKGTIKQLKGKGLSGTFAIGKQSASSKKAAVKAEALGDALPLIITRLCEPKEASYYLIRKYLEQHFPSLNIQNRPDVLKSALVKAVERGHLEQITGKGANGTFQLKRTGNQVLLKGSNLEDAITTAITAMNEPKTCSTTILRRYLVDANKDRKEYQLLASLRRTLTKCKVLGWMEQITGHGFTGTYQLSFPFYPSPTILYPEKFNDLTKKTPPPKQRRKADSSDEEDDEEEEEEEEEEEEEESEDEAPSRRKSQKRPPPKVRRPPPAKKSRSSSQSKAKGRGRTPVKKSPAKKAASPAKRGGRKSSASKKESTAPPKATPVKRGAPAKKPKTPAVKKLAKRGAKRPVSRDSSPDEEEEEEEEEVPVLKETTRSGSKRSKPEDSPAKEPVVKRAAATRGGSKSPAAKVTSPEKPAVKKGGAKSGKKSTRRSKRGKY from the exons ATGCCGATACGCCGAGTACCAGCGACTCCGACCCCGGAGAAGGCCCCTTCCGCTGCAGCAGAGAAAG AGCCAGAGGAAGCGTCctcagaggagtcgcccgccGCCGAAGAGGAGCCGGCCGCACCCTCAGCGGCGCCGGCCGACGGCGAGGATGGCGAAGCCACGGCCGAGACGGAGCCCACGGAGAACGGGGACAAGGCCGAAGACCCCGCCGAGGAGAAAGTAGAAGAAGGGACGGAAAAGAAAGA GTTGAAGGACGGCTACAAGTTCGTGAAAGCCAAATCCAAGAAGGTGAAACGAGCGATTCCCGCGTGGGCGAGCGTCGCCGCCGGCAAAAAGCTCCCCGTTGCCAACTTTGCAGGCACTCAGCACAAAGTGGATAATATTCTCATCGAAGCTATTACG TCTTATAATGACAAGTCTGGAGTTTCTTACCAGTCCTTCATGAAATATATTCTGAAAAAATACCCGGAGATGGAGCTCGGCAAGAAGAAGTTTCTCCTCAAGAAAGCAATGAAGAAACATTTGGAGAAGGGGACCATCAAACAG CTGAAGGGCAAAGGCCTTTCGGGGACCTTCGCCATCGGGAAGCAGTCCGCCTCTAGTAAG AAAGCAGCTGTGAAGGCTGAGGCTCTGGGAGACGCTCTTCCCCTCATCATCACTCGGCTCTGTGAGCCCAAAGAGGCCTCTTACTACCTGATAAGGAAATACCTGGAGCAGCACTTCCCCAGCCTAAACATCCAAAACAG GCCAGATGTACTGAAGTCCGCCCTGGTGAAGGCAGTCGAGCGAGGACATCTGGAGCAAATCACCGGGAAAGGAGCCAACGGTACTTTCCAG CTGAAGCGTACCGGTAACCAAGTCCTGCTGAAGGGCAGCAACTTGGAGGACGCCATCACGACCGCCATCACCGCCATGAACGAACCGAAAACCTGCAGCACGACCATTCTGCGCCGATACCTGGTGGACGCAAACAAGGACAGGAAGGAGTACCAATTAT TGGCCAGTCTGAGGAGGACCCTGACGAAGTGTAAAGTACTCGGCTGGATGGAGCAGATCACCGGTCACGGCTTCACCGGGACCTACCAGCTCTCGTTCCCCTTCTACCCGAG CCCGACCATCCTGTACCCAGAAAAGTTCAACGACCTTACAAAGAAAACCCCGCCGCCCAAGCAGAGGCGGAAGGCTGACTCTTCTGACGAGGAGgatgacgaagaagaggaggaggaggaggaagaagaagaggaagaagagtcTGAGGACGAAGCTCCCTCTCGGAG aaaatccCAAAAGAGGCCTCCACCCAAGGTTCGCCGCCCCCCTCCAGCCAAGAAGTCCCGCAGCTCTAGTCAGTCGAAAGCTAAAGGCAGGGGCCGAACCCCCGTGAAGAAGTCTCCGGCCAAGAAGGCGGCGTCTCCGGCAAAGCGAGGGGGCAGGAAGTCATCGGCCTCTAAGAAGGAATCCACGGCGCCGCCAAAAGCCACGCCCGTCAAGAGGGGAGCTCCCGCGAAGAAACCCAAAACGCCGGCGGTTAAGAAGCTGGCCAAAAGGGGGGCCAAGCGACCGGTGTCCAGAGATTCGTCCccagacgaggaggaggaagaggaggaggaggaggtcccgGTCCTGAAGGAGACGACGAGGAGCGGGTCCAAGCGGTCCAAGCCCGAGGACTCGCCCGCCAAGGAGCCCGTGGTCAAAAGGGCGGCGGCGACCAGAGGCGGCTCCAAGAGCCCGGCGGCCAAAGTGACATCCCCGGAGAAACCTGCAGTCAAAAAGGGGGGCGCGAAGAGCGGCAAGAAGTCCACCCGCAGGTCCAAGAGGGGGAAATACTGA
- the hp1bp3 gene encoding heterochromatin protein 1-binding protein 3 isoform X1, with translation MPIRRVPATPTPEKAPSAAAEKEPEEASSEESPAAEEEPAAPSAAPADGEDGEATAETEPTENGDKAEDPAEEKVEEGTEKKEDKCKDCAAGQCATHCYVLLPRLKDGYKFVKAKSKKVKRAIPAWASVAAGKKLPVANFAGTQHKVDNILIEAITSYNDKSGVSYQSFMKYILKKYPEMELGKKKFLLKKAMKKHLEKGTIKQLKGKGLSGTFAIGKQSASSKKAAVKAEALGDALPLIITRLCEPKEASYYLIRKYLEQHFPSLNIQNRPDVLKSALVKAVERGHLEQITGKGANGTFQLKRTGNQVLLKGSNLEDAITTAITAMNEPKTCSTTILRRYLVDANKDRKEYQLLASLRRTLTKCKVLGWMEQITGHGFTGTYQLSFPFYPSPTILYPEKFNDLTKKTPPPKQRRKADSSDEEDDEEEEEEEEEEEEEESEDEAPSRRKSQKRPPPKVRRPPPAKKSRSSSQSKAKGRGRTPVKKSPAKKAASPAKRGGRKSSASKKESTAPPKATPVKRGAPAKKPKTPAVKKLAKRGAKRPVSRDSSPDEEEEEEEEEVPVLKETTRSGSKRSKPEDSPAKEPVVKRAAATRGGSKSPAAKVTSPEKPAVKKGGAKSGKKSTRRSKRGKY, from the exons ATGCCGATACGCCGAGTACCAGCGACTCCGACCCCGGAGAAGGCCCCTTCCGCTGCAGCAGAGAAAG AGCCAGAGGAAGCGTCctcagaggagtcgcccgccGCCGAAGAGGAGCCGGCCGCACCCTCAGCGGCGCCGGCCGACGGCGAGGATGGCGAAGCCACGGCCGAGACGGAGCCCACGGAGAACGGGGACAAGGCCGAAGACCCCGCCGAGGAGAAAGTAGAAGAAGGGACGGAAAAGAAAGA GGACAAATGCAAGGACTGCGCGGCTGGACAGTGTGCAACACACTGCTATGTTCTCCTACCAAG GTTGAAGGACGGCTACAAGTTCGTGAAAGCCAAATCCAAGAAGGTGAAACGAGCGATTCCCGCGTGGGCGAGCGTCGCCGCCGGCAAAAAGCTCCCCGTTGCCAACTTTGCAGGCACTCAGCACAAAGTGGATAATATTCTCATCGAAGCTATTACG TCTTATAATGACAAGTCTGGAGTTTCTTACCAGTCCTTCATGAAATATATTCTGAAAAAATACCCGGAGATGGAGCTCGGCAAGAAGAAGTTTCTCCTCAAGAAAGCAATGAAGAAACATTTGGAGAAGGGGACCATCAAACAG CTGAAGGGCAAAGGCCTTTCGGGGACCTTCGCCATCGGGAAGCAGTCCGCCTCTAGTAAG AAAGCAGCTGTGAAGGCTGAGGCTCTGGGAGACGCTCTTCCCCTCATCATCACTCGGCTCTGTGAGCCCAAAGAGGCCTCTTACTACCTGATAAGGAAATACCTGGAGCAGCACTTCCCCAGCCTAAACATCCAAAACAG GCCAGATGTACTGAAGTCCGCCCTGGTGAAGGCAGTCGAGCGAGGACATCTGGAGCAAATCACCGGGAAAGGAGCCAACGGTACTTTCCAG CTGAAGCGTACCGGTAACCAAGTCCTGCTGAAGGGCAGCAACTTGGAGGACGCCATCACGACCGCCATCACCGCCATGAACGAACCGAAAACCTGCAGCACGACCATTCTGCGCCGATACCTGGTGGACGCAAACAAGGACAGGAAGGAGTACCAATTAT TGGCCAGTCTGAGGAGGACCCTGACGAAGTGTAAAGTACTCGGCTGGATGGAGCAGATCACCGGTCACGGCTTCACCGGGACCTACCAGCTCTCGTTCCCCTTCTACCCGAG CCCGACCATCCTGTACCCAGAAAAGTTCAACGACCTTACAAAGAAAACCCCGCCGCCCAAGCAGAGGCGGAAGGCTGACTCTTCTGACGAGGAGgatgacgaagaagaggaggaggaggaggaagaagaagaggaagaagagtcTGAGGACGAAGCTCCCTCTCGGAG aaaatccCAAAAGAGGCCTCCACCCAAGGTTCGCCGCCCCCCTCCAGCCAAGAAGTCCCGCAGCTCTAGTCAGTCGAAAGCTAAAGGCAGGGGCCGAACCCCCGTGAAGAAGTCTCCGGCCAAGAAGGCGGCGTCTCCGGCAAAGCGAGGGGGCAGGAAGTCATCGGCCTCTAAGAAGGAATCCACGGCGCCGCCAAAAGCCACGCCCGTCAAGAGGGGAGCTCCCGCGAAGAAACCCAAAACGCCGGCGGTTAAGAAGCTGGCCAAAAGGGGGGCCAAGCGACCGGTGTCCAGAGATTCGTCCccagacgaggaggaggaagaggaggaggaggaggtcccgGTCCTGAAGGAGACGACGAGGAGCGGGTCCAAGCGGTCCAAGCCCGAGGACTCGCCCGCCAAGGAGCCCGTGGTCAAAAGGGCGGCGGCGACCAGAGGCGGCTCCAAGAGCCCGGCGGCCAAAGTGACATCCCCGGAGAAACCTGCAGTCAAAAAGGGGGGCGCGAAGAGCGGCAAGAAGTCCACCCGCAGGTCCAAGAGGGGGAAATACTGA